In one Sphingomonas sanguinis genomic region, the following are encoded:
- the lysA gene encoding diaminopimelate decarboxylase yields the protein MSRDTGFALRGEVLHAEGVPLSRIAQGVGTPTYVYSASSLRAAARRFRAALSPIPRLSLAFAVKANPSLAVLSVLRDERFGADIVSGGELTAALAAGMDASSIVYSGVGKTPEELAQALRAGVGHINLEGEHEGEVLAATAVRLGLGATALLRINPNVDAGTHAKITTGTSDSKFGVPLADAIGIYDRLARRRGLTLHGIAVHIGSQIMDLAPLEAAYRRIGELVAALRARGHRITHVDLGGGLGVDYRDGPDGDVAAYGAMVARVTQDWDVTLMVEPGRYIAAHAGVLLTRVLWVKPGEECPFVVIDAGMNDLARPALYDAWHEFAAVTPNGATMQAHVVGPVCESSDRFAKARLIDRVTEGDLAILRDVGAYGASMASCYNSRALVAEVMVEGDRYAVIAPRIDAAAIRPQVVPDWLEAHALDHAA from the coding sequence ATGAGCCGGGACACGGGCTTTGCGCTTCGTGGCGAGGTGCTCCATGCCGAGGGCGTTCCGCTGAGCCGGATCGCGCAAGGCGTCGGTACGCCGACCTATGTCTATTCGGCGAGCAGCCTGCGTGCGGCGGCGCGGCGTTTTCGCGCGGCGCTGTCGCCGATCCCGCGCCTATCGCTGGCCTTCGCGGTCAAGGCCAACCCGTCGCTCGCCGTTCTGTCGGTCCTGCGTGACGAACGCTTCGGCGCCGATATCGTCTCGGGTGGCGAGCTGACCGCTGCGCTGGCGGCGGGCATGGATGCCAGCAGCATCGTCTATTCAGGCGTCGGCAAAACGCCGGAGGAATTGGCGCAGGCGCTGCGGGCCGGGGTCGGCCATATCAACCTGGAGGGCGAGCACGAGGGTGAAGTGCTGGCGGCGACCGCCGTCCGGCTGGGGCTGGGCGCGACCGCGCTGCTACGGATCAATCCGAATGTCGATGCAGGCACCCATGCCAAGATCACGACCGGCACCAGCGACAGCAAGTTCGGCGTGCCGCTGGCCGATGCGATCGGCATCTACGACCGGCTGGCGCGGCGCCGCGGCCTGACCCTGCACGGTATCGCGGTGCATATCGGCAGCCAGATCATGGACCTCGCCCCGCTGGAGGCCGCCTATCGCCGGATCGGCGAGCTGGTCGCGGCGCTGCGGGCGCGGGGGCATCGGATCACCCATGTCGATCTGGGCGGCGGGCTGGGCGTCGATTACCGCGACGGCCCGGACGGCGATGTGGCAGCTTACGGCGCGATGGTGGCGAGGGTGACACAGGACTGGGACGTGACGCTGATGGTCGAGCCGGGGCGCTATATCGCCGCCCATGCCGGAGTGCTGCTAACCCGCGTCCTCTGGGTCAAGCCGGGCGAGGAATGCCCGTTCGTCGTCATCGATGCGGGCATGAACGATCTCGCTCGGCCCGCGCTCTACGACGCCTGGCACGAATTCGCAGCGGTCACCCCGAACGGCGCGACGATGCAGGCGCATGTCGTGGGTCCGGTCTGCGAGAGCAGCGACCGCTTCGCCAAGGCGCGGTTGATCGACAGGGTGACGGAGGGTGACCTTGCCATCCTGCGCGATGTCGGGGCGTATGGCGCGTCGATGGCGTCCTGCTATAACAGCCGGGCGCTGGTGGCGGAGGTGATGGTCGAGGGCGACCGCTATGCCGTCATCGCGCCGCGCATCGACGCAGCCGCGATCCGGCCGCAAGTCGTGCCCGACTGGCTGGAGGCGCACGCACTCGACCATGCGGCATGA
- a CDS encoding AMP nucleosidase: protein MTQAVQIVEELDRLYTASVTRLKKALTLYLRDGTAPTLEDRAHGCFAYPEIRLIYRGEGGRPAPMRSFGRLVSPGDYRISVTKPALFKDYLVEQLTLLIEDYDVSVEAVPGRQEIPFPYVLDPGHALSLDTVSAAELARFFPATELAHIGDEIADGLWMTADGNRPLALFDGLRTDFSLARLRHYTGTPPEHCQRFVLFTNYHRYVDEFVRWGASQLGEGSRFTALSGAGGIVIERPEDVDKIVTDSAWRRHQMPAYHLVAKDGTGITLVNIGVGPSNAKTICDHLAVMRPEAWLMIGHCGGLRPSQRIGDYVLAHAYLRDDHVLDDVLPPEIPVPAIAEVQVALAKAAEIVSGQSGDELKRRLRTGTIVTTDDRNWELRYSKSALRFSLSRAVGIDMESATIAAQGYRFRVPYGTLLCVSDKPLHGELKLPGQANRFYERAISEHMRIGIETCEQLRREGNKLHSRKLRAFNEPPFR, encoded by the coding sequence ATGACTCAAGCTGTCCAGATCGTCGAAGAACTCGACCGCCTTTACACCGCCTCCGTCACGCGTTTGAAGAAGGCTTTGACCCTTTATCTCCGCGACGGAACCGCGCCCACGCTGGAAGACCGCGCGCATGGCTGTTTCGCCTATCCCGAAATCCGGCTGATCTATCGCGGCGAGGGCGGGCGCCCGGCCCCAATGCGATCGTTCGGCCGATTGGTGTCGCCCGGCGACTATCGGATCAGCGTCACCAAGCCCGCGCTGTTCAAGGATTATCTGGTCGAGCAGCTGACCCTGCTGATCGAGGATTACGACGTCTCGGTCGAGGCAGTGCCCGGTCGCCAGGAAATCCCCTTTCCTTATGTCCTAGACCCAGGCCATGCACTCAGCCTCGATACGGTATCGGCGGCCGAGCTGGCGCGTTTCTTCCCCGCGACCGAGCTGGCGCATATCGGCGACGAGATTGCCGACGGCCTCTGGATGACCGCCGACGGCAACCGGCCGCTGGCGCTGTTCGATGGCCTGCGCACCGACTTTTCGCTTGCCCGCCTGCGCCACTATACCGGCACCCCGCCCGAGCATTGCCAGCGCTTCGTGCTGTTCACCAATTACCACCGCTATGTCGACGAGTTCGTCCGCTGGGGCGCGTCGCAGCTTGGGGAAGGCTCGCGCTTCACCGCGCTGTCGGGTGCGGGCGGCATCGTGATCGAGCGGCCCGAGGATGTCGACAAGATCGTTACCGACAGCGCGTGGCGGCGGCACCAGATGCCCGCCTATCACCTGGTCGCTAAGGATGGCACCGGCATCACGCTCGTCAATATCGGCGTCGGCCCCTCCAACGCCAAGACGATCTGCGACCACCTCGCGGTGATGCGGCCCGAGGCCTGGCTGATGATCGGGCATTGCGGCGGGCTTCGTCCCAGCCAGCGGATCGGCGACTATGTGCTCGCCCATGCTTACCTGCGCGACGATCATGTGCTCGACGACGTGCTGCCGCCCGAAATCCCGGTGCCTGCCATCGCCGAGGTGCAGGTCGCGCTCGCCAAGGCCGCAGAGATCGTCTCGGGCCAGTCGGGCGACGAGCTGAAGCGCCGCCTGCGCACCGGTACGATCGTCACCACCGACGACCGCAATTGGGAGCTGCGCTACTCCAAGTCGGCGCTGCGCTTCTCGCTCAGCCGCGCGGTCGGGATCGACATGGAGTCGGCGACGATCGCGGCGCAGGGTTATCGCTTCCGCGTCCCCTATGGGACATTGTTGTGCGTGTCGGACAAGCCGTTGCACGGCGAACTCAAGCTACCCGGCCAAGCCAACCGCTTCTACGAGCGCGCGATCAGCGAGCATATGCGGATCGGTATCGAGACGTGCGAACAGTTGCGCCGCGAGGGCAACAAGCTGCACAGCCGCAAGCTGCGCGCGTTCAACGAGCCGCCGTTCCGCTGA
- a CDS encoding YitT family protein translates to MTAATASPAETLPPSPIGRPHSLLEDAYAIFIGVTLLIVGLMFLKAAGLVTGGIAGVALLLSYLLPLPAGVLFTLVNIPFFLFAHKVMGARFAVKTVLVNIGIGAASVITRVSVHVDGVHPAFAALVGGTVIGMGILSLARHQAGVGGTGVITIWLYRKRGWNMGMTQVAMDMFILAMAIPVVSGPQMMWSAISAAAISLILFAWHRPGLYMGR, encoded by the coding sequence ATGACCGCAGCCACTGCTTCCCCTGCCGAAACCCTGCCGCCCAGCCCAATCGGGCGTCCGCACAGCCTGCTTGAAGATGCCTATGCGATCTTCATCGGCGTCACCCTGCTGATCGTCGGGCTGATGTTTCTGAAGGCGGCGGGGCTGGTGACGGGCGGCATCGCGGGCGTGGCGCTGCTGTTGTCCTATCTGTTGCCGCTCCCGGCGGGCGTGTTGTTCACGCTGGTCAACATCCCGTTCTTTCTGTTCGCGCACAAGGTCATGGGCGCGCGCTTCGCGGTGAAGACGGTGCTGGTCAATATCGGCATCGGCGCCGCTTCGGTCATCACGCGGGTATCGGTGCATGTCGACGGGGTGCACCCGGCCTTTGCCGCGCTGGTCGGCGGCACCGTGATCGGCATGGGCATCCTGTCGCTTGCCCGGCATCAGGCCGGGGTCGGTGGCACCGGGGTCATCACCATCTGGCTGTACCGCAAGCGTGGGTGGAATATGGGGATGACTCAGGTCGCGATGGACATGTTCATCCTGGCGATGGCGATCCCGGTGGTCAGCGGCCCGCAGATGATGTGGTCGGCGATCAGCGCGGCGGCGATCAGCCTGATCCTGTTCGCCTGGCACCGGCCGGGCCTATACATGGGGCGGTAA
- a CDS encoding YqgE/AlgH family protein, which produces MPIIGGVHQLTYLSGQFLLALPGMGDPRFEHAIIAMCAHDEGGALGIGLGATIDGIGFHTLLDQFEIAHGDIPDAPVHYGGPVEPRRGFVLHSHDWQGQDSVDVGGRWVLSSTVDVLRAIAEGNGPKQWIVALGYAGWDAGQLEQELREPGCWFNVGGEPEILFDVAAEDRWQAAFGLAGVDPRQLVMGGGTA; this is translated from the coding sequence ATGCCTATAATCGGTGGCGTGCATCAACTGACCTATCTTTCCGGCCAATTCCTGCTGGCGCTGCCCGGCATGGGCGATCCCCGTTTCGAACATGCCATCATCGCGATGTGCGCGCATGACGAGGGCGGTGCGCTCGGCATCGGCCTTGGCGCGACGATCGACGGCATTGGTTTCCACACGCTGCTCGACCAGTTCGAGATCGCGCATGGCGATATCCCCGACGCCCCGGTCCATTATGGTGGCCCGGTCGAACCACGTCGCGGCTTCGTGCTGCACAGTCATGACTGGCAGGGGCAGGACAGCGTCGATGTCGGCGGCCGTTGGGTGTTATCGAGCACGGTCGACGTGCTGCGTGCCATCGCCGAGGGCAACGGGCCGAAACAATGGATCGTCGCGCTGGGCTATGCCGGATGGGACGCGGGCCAGCTCGAGCAGGAGCTGCGCGAGCCCGGATGCTGGTTCAACGTCGGCGGCGAGCCGGAAATCCTGTTCGACGTGGCGGCCGAGGATCGCTGGCAGGCGGCGTTCGGTTTGGCGGGTGTCGATCCCAGGCAGCTGGTGATGGGCGGCGGGACTGCCTGA
- a CDS encoding SAM-dependent methyltransferase gives MHSHNRHRHDPRWPAVKAALGSLRERHRCAVRIVDVDCGAGGFLIAVAEQARTMGFTAIEGRGLGGSPALIGRARAAARRHRHAAMGLVFERGDPADALAEESEFPADILICHRCGTRMRAAATCVIGDPVEEMAA, from the coding sequence ATGCATAGCCATAACAGGCACCGTCACGACCCCCGCTGGCCCGCCGTCAAGGCGGCGCTGGGTTCCTTGCGCGAGCGGCATCGCTGCGCGGTGCGGATCGTCGATGTCGATTGCGGCGCGGGCGGCTTCCTGATCGCGGTTGCCGAACAGGCGCGGACGATGGGCTTCACTGCGATCGAGGGGCGGGGGCTGGGCGGCTCGCCCGCGCTGATCGGCCGGGCGCGGGCCGCAGCCCGGCGGCATCGCCATGCCGCAATGGGGCTGGTGTTCGAGCGCGGCGATCCGGCCGACGCGCTGGCCGAGGAATCCGAGTTTCCGGCCGATATTCTGATCTGTCATCGGTGCGGCACCCGGATGCGCGCCGCCGCGACCTGCGTGATCGGCGATCCGGTGGAGGAGATGGCGGCATGA
- a CDS encoding peroxiredoxin, which yields MTIKVGDRLPAANLVKVTPEGPEQVNTTDYFAGKRVALFAVPGAFTPTCSAQHLPGFIAQADAVKAKGVDEIACTSVNDVFVMKAWRQTNEASAITMLADGNADFAKAIGLTLDGTKFGMGTRSQRYTMLVNDGVVEQLFVEAPGEFKVSSAEHLLSVL from the coding sequence ATGACGATCAAGGTCGGAGACCGCCTGCCCGCCGCCAATCTAGTCAAGGTGACGCCCGAAGGCCCCGAACAGGTCAACACCACCGATTATTTCGCGGGCAAGCGCGTCGCGCTGTTCGCGGTGCCGGGCGCTTTCACCCCCACCTGCTCGGCGCAGCACCTGCCCGGGTTCATCGCCCAGGCGGACGCGGTGAAGGCCAAGGGCGTGGACGAGATCGCCTGCACCTCGGTCAACGACGTGTTCGTCATGAAGGCCTGGCGCCAGACCAACGAAGCGAGCGCGATCACCATGCTGGCGGACGGCAATGCCGACTTCGCCAAGGCGATCGGCCTGACGCTGGACGGCACCAAGTTCGGCATGGGCACGCGCAGCCAGCGCTACACGATGCTGGTCAATGACGGCGTCGTCGAGCAGCTGTTCGTCGAAGCGCCCGGCGAGTTCAAGGTCAGCTCGGCCGAGCATCTCCTCTCGGTCCTCTAA
- a CDS encoding helix-turn-helix domain-containing protein — protein MTMRAKAGVEALTDREKQTLRLIVRGHDAKSIARELDLSVHTINERLRDARRKLAVSSSREAARMLLEVEDVAPPPDYLGDMRIGEDQSGSMTEESPAPVVGVGRGIRRPRIIIGATLMTLALSLLALGGLTHMASAPPQAAPAVASDPAAVAAAQRFVQLIDQGRWADSYRLTTASFHKLNSEQVWAATSEKVRTPLGKTVSRTLLSQDDIPAPPAGYRMVRFNTRFASNATAVVETVTLEREDGEWRIAGIYVG, from the coding sequence ATGACCATGCGGGCCAAAGCAGGCGTCGAGGCGCTGACCGACCGGGAGAAGCAGACGCTGCGCCTGATCGTGCGAGGGCACGACGCCAAGTCGATCGCGCGCGAACTCGACCTGTCGGTCCACACCATCAACGAGCGCCTGCGCGACGCCCGCCGCAAACTCGCGGTGTCGAGCAGTCGCGAGGCGGCGCGGATGTTGCTGGAGGTGGAGGACGTGGCACCGCCCCCCGATTATCTGGGGGACATGAGGATCGGGGAGGACCAGTCCGGGTCGATGACGGAGGAAAGCCCGGCGCCGGTCGTCGGCGTGGGACGCGGCATCCGCCGCCCCCGGATCATCATCGGAGCGACCCTCATGACCCTTGCCCTCAGCCTGCTCGCCCTTGGCGGCCTGACCCATATGGCCTCCGCCCCGCCGCAAGCGGCTCCGGCGGTGGCGAGCGATCCTGCGGCGGTCGCGGCGGCACAGCGTTTCGTGCAGCTGATCGACCAGGGCCGTTGGGCCGACAGCTACCGCCTGACCACGGCCAGCTTCCACAAGCTCAACTCCGAACAGGTCTGGGCCGCCACCTCGGAAAAGGTGCGGACGCCGCTGGGCAAGACGGTGTCGCGGACCTTGCTCAGCCAGGACGACATCCCCGCCCCGCCCGCCGGTTATCGGATGGTGCGGTTCAACACCCGGTTCGCCAGCAACGCGACGGCTGTCGTCGAAACGGTGACGCTGGAGCGCGAGGACGGCGAATGGCGGATTGCGGGAATCTACGTCGGCTGA
- a CDS encoding alpha/beta fold hydrolase has product MADTAPETRFFNSFDGTPIAWREMGEGRAVVLIHGYFSDAHTNWIRYGHAAAIAAKGYRVIMPDLRAHGESGKPHDTAAYPKDALTRDGHALIEHLGLSDYDLGGYSLGARTVSRMLATGAEPGKAIFAGMGLEGLLHTDRRVEHFTNILTRLGEHKRGTPEWMAEAFLKTTGGDPVALLHILNTFADTPLSAIEGFDLPALVVAGVDDFDNGAAVELAEALPRGRYVEIPGNHMGSVTKPELGAAIAHFLSA; this is encoded by the coding sequence TTGGCCGACACCGCCCCCGAAACCCGCTTCTTCAACAGCTTCGACGGCACTCCGATCGCCTGGCGCGAAATGGGAGAAGGTCGTGCGGTGGTGCTGATCCACGGCTATTTCTCCGACGCCCATACCAATTGGATCCGTTACGGCCATGCCGCCGCCATCGCCGCCAAGGGCTACCGGGTCATCATGCCCGATCTGCGCGCCCACGGCGAAAGCGGCAAGCCGCATGACACCGCTGCCTATCCCAAGGACGCCCTGACCCGCGACGGTCATGCGCTAATCGAGCATCTGGGGCTGAGCGATTACGATCTGGGCGGCTATTCGCTGGGCGCGCGGACGGTCAGCCGGATGCTGGCGACCGGCGCGGAACCGGGCAAGGCGATCTTTGCGGGCATGGGGCTGGAAGGGCTGCTGCACACCGATCGCCGCGTCGAGCATTTCACCAATATCCTGACCCGGCTGGGCGAGCATAAGCGCGGCACGCCCGAATGGATGGCCGAGGCGTTCCTGAAGACCACCGGCGGCGACCCGGTGGCGCTGCTTCACATCCTGAACACTTTTGCCGATACGCCGCTGTCCGCGATCGAAGGCTTCGACCTGCCCGCCCTCGTCGTTGCGGGCGTCGACGATTTCGACAATGGCGCGGCGGTCGAACTGGCCGAGGCCCTGCCGCGCGGCCGCTATGTCGAGATTCCGGGCAACCATATGGGTTCGGTGACTAAACCCGAGCTGGGCGCGGCCATCGCACATTTCCTGAGCGCTTGA
- a CDS encoding aspartate-semialdehyde dehydrogenase, which translates to MGYRVVVAGATGNVGREMINILAEREFPIDELAVVASSRSQGDQIEYGETGKMLTIKNIEHFDPTGWDMALFAIGSDATKIYAPKFAAAGCVVIDNSSLYRMDPDVPLIVPEVNPDAIDGYTAKNIIANPNCSTAQMVVALKPLHDKAKIKRVVVATYQSVSGAGKAGMDELFEQSRNIFVGDPAEPKKFTKQIAFNVIPHIDSFLDDGSTKEEWKMVAETKKILDPKVKVTATCVRVPVFVGHSEALNIEFEDEISAQEAQDILREAPGVMLIDKREDGGYVTPVECVGDYATFISRVREDSTVDNGLSLWCVSDNLRKGAALNAVQIAELLGRRHLKKGD; encoded by the coding sequence ATGGGTTATCGCGTGGTGGTCGCCGGGGCGACGGGCAATGTCGGCCGGGAAATGATCAACATCCTGGCGGAGCGGGAATTTCCGATCGACGAGCTGGCGGTCGTCGCCTCGTCGCGCAGCCAGGGCGACCAGATCGAATATGGTGAGACGGGCAAGATGCTCACCATCAAGAATATCGAGCATTTTGATCCCACCGGCTGGGACATGGCGCTGTTCGCGATCGGTTCGGACGCGACCAAAATCTATGCGCCCAAATTCGCCGCCGCCGGTTGCGTCGTGATCGACAATTCGTCGCTCTATCGCATGGACCCGGACGTGCCGCTGATCGTGCCGGAGGTGAACCCCGATGCGATCGACGGCTACACCGCCAAGAACATCATCGCCAACCCCAATTGCTCGACCGCGCAGATGGTCGTGGCGCTCAAGCCGCTGCATGACAAGGCGAAGATCAAGCGCGTCGTCGTCGCGACCTATCAGTCGGTGTCGGGCGCGGGCAAGGCGGGCATGGACGAGCTGTTCGAGCAAAGCCGCAACATCTTCGTCGGCGATCCCGCCGAGCCGAAGAAGTTCACCAAGCAGATCGCGTTCAACGTGATCCCGCACATCGACAGCTTCCTCGACGACGGCTCGACCAAGGAAGAGTGGAAGATGGTCGCCGAGACCAAGAAGATCCTCGATCCCAAGGTCAAGGTGACGGCGACCTGCGTGCGCGTGCCGGTCTTCGTCGGCCATTCCGAGGCGCTGAACATCGAGTTCGAGGACGAAATCTCGGCCCAGGAAGCCCAGGACATCCTGCGCGAGGCGCCTGGCGTCATGCTGATCGACAAGCGCGAGGACGGCGGATACGTCACCCCGGTCGAGTGCGTCGGCGATTATGCGACCTTCATCAGCCGCGTCCGCGAGGACTCGACGGTCGATAACGGCCTGTCGCTGTGGTGCGTGTCGGACAATCTCCGCAAGGGCGCGGCGCTCAATGCCGTGCAGATCGCCGAGCTGCTCGGCCGTCGCCACCTGAAGAAGGGCGACTAA
- a CDS encoding M2 family metallopeptidase, whose protein sequence is MIRSAVSGTVLTFLLAGTAQAQTAAPAAPAAQPPATAAGADAFVAEAEKTLAEKSIGANQIAWVNATYITDDTDALAAASGAEMNALAVRYGLGAARYQALPGLSYDTKRKLDLLRGGITLPAPTTPGAAAQLSMLTTRMSSSYGKGKGVLNGQPINGSDIEAAMGSERDPAKLKEMWVSWHDNVGAPMRADYAQMTALANQGAKELGYVDAGSLWRSGYDMPPEQFAQVTDKIWGELEPLYKALHTYVRWKLNEKYGDAVQAKTGPIRSDLLGNMWAQEWGNIYDLVAPKGAGDVGYDTGELLKAKGYDPIKMVKTGEGFYSSLGFAPLPQTFWQRSQITKPADREVICHASAWDIDNLDDIRIKMCTKVNADDFVTIHHELGHNYYQRAYKDQPFLYKNGANDGFHEAIGDTVALSITPDYLVKIGLLDPARVPSADKDIGLLLRQAMDKVAFLPFGLLIDKWRWGVFSGQIPASQYQAGWDALRLKYQGVVPPVARDETKFDPGAKYHIPAGVPYARYFLARVLQFQFYKAACDQAGWKGPLHRCSFYGNKEVGKKLNAMLAMGQSKPWPDALQVFTGSREMSGKALVEYFAPLKVWLDQQNKGKPQGW, encoded by the coding sequence ATGATCCGTTCCGCCGTTTCCGGCACCGTACTGACCTTCCTGCTGGCAGGGACCGCACAGGCCCAGACCGCAGCGCCCGCAGCTCCGGCAGCCCAGCCACCTGCGACCGCGGCGGGGGCGGATGCCTTCGTCGCCGAGGCCGAGAAGACGCTGGCCGAAAAGTCGATCGGCGCGAACCAGATCGCCTGGGTCAACGCGACCTATATCACAGACGACACCGATGCTCTGGCTGCTGCCTCGGGCGCGGAGATGAATGCGCTGGCCGTCCGCTACGGCCTCGGCGCGGCGCGGTATCAGGCGTTGCCGGGCCTGTCCTATGACACCAAGCGCAAGCTCGACCTGCTGCGCGGCGGCATCACCCTTCCCGCCCCGACCACGCCCGGTGCGGCGGCGCAGCTGTCGATGCTGACGACACGCATGTCCTCCTCCTATGGCAAGGGCAAGGGCGTGCTGAACGGCCAGCCGATCAACGGATCGGATATCGAGGCCGCGATGGGCAGCGAGCGCGACCCCGCCAAGCTGAAGGAGATGTGGGTCAGCTGGCACGACAATGTCGGCGCGCCGATGCGGGCCGACTATGCCCAGATGACCGCGCTGGCGAACCAGGGCGCCAAGGAGCTGGGCTATGTCGATGCCGGGTCGCTGTGGCGTTCGGGTTATGACATGCCGCCGGAACAGTTCGCGCAGGTCACCGACAAGATCTGGGGCGAGCTGGAGCCGCTCTACAAGGCGCTGCACACCTATGTCCGCTGGAAGCTGAACGAGAAATATGGCGACGCGGTGCAGGCGAAGACCGGCCCGATCCGTTCGGACCTGCTCGGCAATATGTGGGCGCAGGAATGGGGCAATATCTATGACCTCGTCGCCCCCAAGGGCGCGGGCGATGTCGGCTATGACACCGGCGAGTTGCTCAAGGCCAAGGGATACGACCCGATCAAGATGGTGAAGACGGGCGAGGGCTTCTATTCCTCGCTGGGCTTTGCGCCCCTGCCGCAGACCTTCTGGCAGCGCTCGCAGATTACCAAGCCCGCCGACCGCGAGGTGATCTGCCACGCCTCGGCCTGGGATATCGATAATCTCGACGATATCCGCATTAAGATGTGCACGAAGGTCAATGCCGACGACTTCGTGACCATCCATCACGAGCTGGGCCATAATTATTACCAGCGCGCGTACAAGGATCAGCCGTTCCTCTACAAGAACGGCGCCAATGACGGCTTCCACGAAGCGATCGGGGACACCGTCGCGCTGTCGATCACGCCCGACTATCTGGTGAAGATCGGCCTGCTCGACCCGGCACGCGTGCCCAGCGCCGACAAGGATATCGGCCTGTTGCTCCGCCAGGCGATGGACAAGGTGGCGTTCCTGCCCTTCGGCCTGTTGATCGACAAGTGGCGCTGGGGCGTGTTCTCGGGCCAGATCCCCGCCAGCCAGTATCAGGCGGGCTGGGACGCGCTGCGGCTGAAGTATCAGGGCGTGGTGCCGCCGGTCGCACGCGACGAGACCAAGTTCGATCCGGGTGCGAAATACCACATCCCGGCGGGCGTGCCCTATGCGCGCTACTTCCTGGCGCGGGTGCTCCAGTTCCAGTTCTACAAAGCGGCGTGCGATCAGGCCGGTTGGAAAGGGCCGCTCCACCGCTGCTCCTTCTATGGCAACAAGGAGGTCGGCAAGAAGCTGAACGCGATGCTGGCGATGGGGCAGTCCAAGCCGTGGCCGGACGCGCTTCAGGTCTTCACCGGCAGCCGCGAAATGTCGGGCAAGGCGCTGGTGGAATATTTCGCCCCGCTCAAGGTCTGGCTCGACCAGCAGAACAAGGGCAAGCCGCAGGGCTGGTAA